One region of Chanodichthys erythropterus isolate Z2021 chromosome 24, ASM2448905v1, whole genome shotgun sequence genomic DNA includes:
- the LOC137015292 gene encoding uncharacterized protein, whose product MFTGVQEAAIVNLVLENNEIRLREIQSHIIQDNTLFNNIQRVSLSTLARILKRNQIRMKQLYKVPFERNSQRNKEFRRAYVDGVLEMDAHAIPHEFIFIDEAGFNLAKTRRRGRNLIGHRAIIDVPGQRGGNITMCAAISNMHGVLHRHAKLGPYNTAHILTFLDRLHNILIPPERMNDADHQRNRRILFGMAVEDIRPAALCAHASCAGHGRGM is encoded by the exons atgttcaccggggtacaggaagctgccattgtaaacttggttttggaaaataatgaaatcagattacgagaaattcaaagccacatcatccaagacaacaccttattcaacaacattcaacgagttagtctgtccacattggctcgcattctcaagcgaaaccaaatcagaatgaaacaactttataaggtgccgtttgagagaaactctcaaagaaacaaagagttcagacgagcatatgtggat ggagtactggaaatggatgctcatgcaatcccacatgagttcatctttatagatgaggctgggttcaacctagcaaagaccagaagaagggggagaaacctcattggccacagagccattatagatgttcctggccaacgtggtgggaacatcacaatgtgcgctgccatctccaatatgcatggtgtcctccaccgtcatgccaaacttggaccatacaacacagcccatattctcacatttctggacagacttcacaacattctcataccaccagagcgtatgaatgatgcagaccatcaaagaaaccg aagaattcttttcggcatggcggtggaagatatacgaccggcagccctttgtgcgcatgcctcttgtgcaggccatggaagaggcatgtga